From the genome of Aquipuribacter hungaricus:
GCCGTCTCCGGGGCGGTCATGCAGGGGGTCACGCGCAACCCGCTGGCCGACCCGGGGATCCTCGGCGTCACGACCGGTGCCTCGCTCGCCGTGGTCACGGGGATCGCGTACTTCGGGCTCACCGTGGCCACGAGCTACGTCTGGGTGGCGATCCTCGGGGCCGGGGTCACCGCGGTGTTCGTCTACGCCGTCGGCTCGCTGGGCCGCGGAGGTGCGACACCCCTCAAGCTGGCGCTGGCGGGGGCGGCCACCTCGGCCGCCCTCGCCTCGTTCGTCACCGCCGTCATGCTCCCGCGCAACGACGTCGCCGGCGGGGTGCGGTCCTGGCTGGTCGGCGGGGTCGGGGGCGCGACGGCCAGCAGCACCGGGCAGGTGCTGCCGTTCCTCATGGTCGGCCTGCTCGCCTGCCTGGTCGCCGCCCGGCCGCTGAACTCGCTCGCGCTCGGCGACGAGCTCGCCGCCGGCCTCGGGGAGAAGGTGGCCCTCGCGCGCGGCGGCGCCGCCCTAGGGGCCGTCGTCCTGGCGGGGGCCTCGACCGCGGCGACGGGGCCGATCGGCTTCGTCGGGCTGGTCGTGCCGCACGCCTGCCGCACGCTCGTCGGCTCCGACCACCGGTGGCTGCTGCCCTTCTCCGCGCTCGTCGGCGCCGTGCTGCTCACCGGCGCGGACATCCTCGGCCGCATCGTCGCCCGGCCCGCCGAGATCGACGTCGGCATCGTCACGGCCCTGGTCGGCGCCCCGTTCTTCGTGTGGCTGGTCCGCAGCCGGAAGGTGGGCTCCCTGTGACGCTGCTGGCACCCCCCGCCGCCGAGGAGCACGCCCCGGCACCCGCCGGCGCGACCGCCCGGGCCGTCGCACGGGGCCGCCGCCGGCGCACCCGTCGCCGGCGTGCCGTGGTCGGCGCCCTGCTGCTGCTGGTCGTGGTCGCCTTCTGCCTGTCGCTCATGGTGGGGGGCACCGTCTACCCGCCCTCCGACGTGGCCCGGGTGCTGCTCGGCGGCGACGTCGACGGCGCGAGCTTCACGGTCGGCCGGCTCCGGCTGCCCCGCGCGGTGCTGGCCGTCGCGACCGGGTTCTGCTTCGGGCTGGCGGGCGTGACCTTCCAGACGATGCTCCGCAACCCGTTGGCCAGCCCCGACGTCATCGGCATCAGCGCGGGGGCCAGCGCCGCCGCCGCGTCCGCCATCGTCACGCTGTCCCTCGGCAGCACCGCCGTCTCGGTGGTGGCCGTCGTGGCGGGGCTCGCGGTGGCCCTGGTCGTCTACGCGCTGTCCTCGCGGGGTGGGGTGGTGGGCACCCGTCTCGTGCTGGTCGGCATCGGCGTCGCGGCCATGCTCGAGAGCCTCACCACCTACGTGCTGTCGACCGCGGCGGCGTGGGACCTGCAGGAGGCGCTGCGCTGGCTGACGGGCAGCCTCAACGGGGCCCGGTGGGGTCAGGTCGTCCCGGTCCTCGTCGCGCTGCTGGTGCTCACGCCGGTGCTGCTGTCCCGCTCCCGTGACCTCGCCGCCACGCAGCTGGGGGACGACGCCGCCAGCGCGCTCGGGGTGCGGGTCGAGCGCACCCGCCTCGTGCTCGTGGTCACCGCGGTGCTGCTGCTGTGCGTGGCCACCGCCGCCGCCGGCCCGATCGCGTTCGTCGCCTTCCTGTCCGGGCCGGTCGCCGCCCGCCTGGTGGGGCCCGGTCCGTCCCTGCTCGTCCCCGCCGGGCTGGTGGGGGCCGCGCTCGTGCTCGTGGCGGACCTGGTCGGGCAGAACTGGCTCGGGCTGCGCTACCCGGTCGGCGTGGTCACCGGTGTCCTCGGGGCGCCGTACCTGCTGTACCTCATCGTCCGCGTCAACCGTGCCGGAGGCTCGCTGTGACCACCGCCCACTCCCTCGTCGTCGAGGACGTCACCCTCGGCTACGGCGACCGGACCGTGGTCAGCGGGCTGGACCTGGAGGTGCTGCCCGGCAAGGTCACGGCCGTCGTCGGCGCCAACGCCTGCGGCAAGTCGACCCTGCTCCGGTCGATGTCCCGGCTGCTCACCCCGCGCGCCGGCCACGTCCTGCTCGACGGCAGGGCCGTCCACCGCACGCCGGCCAAGCAGCTGGCCCGGACCCTGGGCCTGCTCCCCCAGTCCCCCGTCGCCCCGGACGGCATCACGGTCTCCGACCTGGTTGGGCGCGGCCGCCACCCGCACCAGGGGATCCTGTCGCGCTGGCGCACCGAGGACGACGACGCCGTCGCCGCCGCCCTGGACGCCACCGGGACGGCCGCGCTCGCCGACCGGCCCGTCGACGAGCTGTCCGGCGGCCAGCGCCAGCGGGTGTGGATCGCCATGGCGCTGGCGCAGGAGACCGACCTGCTCCTGCTGGACGAGCCCACGACGTTCCTCGACGTCAGCCACCAGGTCGAGGTGCTCGACCTGCTCACCGACCTCAACCGGTCCCGGGGCACGACGGTCGTCATGGTCCTGCACGACCTCAACATGGCGGCCCGCTACGCCGACCACCTCGTGGCGATGGCCGGCGGCCGGGTGCACGCGGCCGGGCACCCCGACCAGGTGCTGACCGCGGAGACGGTGCGCGCCGTGTTCGGGCTGGAGAGCCTCGTCGTCGTCGACCCGACGTCGGGGCGGCCGCTCATGCTGCCGCTGGGCCGGCACCACTCCCTGGTGACTGAGGACGCTGCCGGGCAGCGGCTGCTCGTCGGGGAGGCGGCGCGCGCCTGAGGGGCGCCTGAGGAGTACCCGCGCGACGCGTACGCGACGGGCGGGCCAGCCGGACCGACGTCCCCGCAGCCTTGATGCACCCTGTCGGCATGCCTGGCGCTGACCCCGACGTCGTCACCTCGCCGTGGGGTCCATGGCGGGCCCGGGCGATCTGCGCGGGTCTGGTCACGTGGCTGGGTGGAGTCGACGTCATGCTCGCGAACGTCATGGAGGACTCCCTCTTCATCGCCGGATGGCTCGCGAGTGCCCTGGGCCTGGTGGTCGCGGTGGCGACGTTGCTGAGCGCGGCCGTCAGACGACGTCCCGCCCGGTGGACCTTCCCCGGGACGGTGCTCGCGGTCCCCCGGGCGGCCGGTCTGC
Proteins encoded in this window:
- a CDS encoding FecCD family ABC transporter permease, giving the protein MTTAVASPRGPSTLRRRRRARWAWLLVVLALLVGVCLASVMVGSREVGWSDVLAGVRGQVDGFDQAAVATRLPRTAMAVLAGAALAVSGAVMQGVTRNPLADPGILGVTTGASLAVVTGIAYFGLTVATSYVWVAILGAGVTAVFVYAVGSLGRGGATPLKLALAGAATSAALASFVTAVMLPRNDVAGGVRSWLVGGVGGATASSTGQVLPFLMVGLLACLVAARPLNSLALGDELAAGLGEKVALARGGAALGAVVLAGASTAATGPIGFVGLVVPHACRTLVGSDHRWLLPFSALVGAVLLTGADILGRIVARPAEIDVGIVTALVGAPFFVWLVRSRKVGSL
- a CDS encoding FecCD family ABC transporter permease, translating into MAPPAAEEHAPAPAGATARAVARGRRRRTRRRRAVVGALLLLVVVAFCLSLMVGGTVYPPSDVARVLLGGDVDGASFTVGRLRLPRAVLAVATGFCFGLAGVTFQTMLRNPLASPDVIGISAGASAAAASAIVTLSLGSTAVSVVAVVAGLAVALVVYALSSRGGVVGTRLVLVGIGVAAMLESLTTYVLSTAAAWDLQEALRWLTGSLNGARWGQVVPVLVALLVLTPVLLSRSRDLAATQLGDDAASALGVRVERTRLVLVVTAVLLLCVATAAAGPIAFVAFLSGPVAARLVGPGPSLLVPAGLVGAALVLVADLVGQNWLGLRYPVGVVTGVLGAPYLLYLIVRVNRAGGSL
- a CDS encoding ABC transporter ATP-binding protein, which produces MTTAHSLVVEDVTLGYGDRTVVSGLDLEVLPGKVTAVVGANACGKSTLLRSMSRLLTPRAGHVLLDGRAVHRTPAKQLARTLGLLPQSPVAPDGITVSDLVGRGRHPHQGILSRWRTEDDDAVAAALDATGTAALADRPVDELSGGQRQRVWIAMALAQETDLLLLDEPTTFLDVSHQVEVLDLLTDLNRSRGTTVVMVLHDLNMAARYADHLVAMAGGRVHAAGHPDQVLTAETVRAVFGLESLVVVDPTSGRPLMLPLGRHHSLVTEDAAGQRLLVGEAARA